The window TCGCCGATCTGCCCGCCACCCTGCTTTCCCGCTGCCAGCTGCTCGCCTGGCCGCAGGAAGACGCCGGGAGGGCGGGGGCTTCTCTGGCGGAGGAGATCCTGGAGGCGACTGGGCGGGGCAAAGGGTCCCACCTCTTGCTGCTGGCCAAACGCCTGACGGACCGGGGTGAGGAAGTCACCGGGGAACTGACCGCAGTCATGCGGGACCGCGTGGTGCGTATGGTCAGGGAAGGGCAGGACGCCGATGCCACCCGGGCGTTGCTGCGAGCGTGGGAAGCGGTGGAGCGGGCTGCCACCAGGCTGGAGGCCCACGGCAATGCCCGCCTGGTTTGGGAATGCCTGCTCCTGGAGCTTGCCGACGTGTTCGCTGCTTGTCCCTGCCGCGCCCGCGGTTTATAATGCGGGGGGAATTTATGCAGTTCACGGCTGGTGAATCATTTGGCTAAGGTAGTGGCCGTTCGTTTTAGGCGCGTCGGAAAACCCTATCACTTCGACCCGGCAGGGCTCGACCTCGAGCCCGGTGACCGGGTAGTAGTGGAAACGGCGCGCGGGTTGGAGATCGGGGAAGTGATCTGTCCGGTGCGGGAGGTCCCCGATGGGGAACTGGTACAGCCTCTGAAGCCCGTGCTGCGGGTGGCCACGGAAGCCGACCTGCGCCAGGCAGAGGAGAACCAGGTCCTGGCCCGGGAGAGCCTGCGTGTTTGCAGGGAGAAGGTGGCCGCCCGCGATCTGCCCATGCACGTGCTGGACGCCGAGTACACCCTGGATCGCTCCCGCCTGGTTTTCTACTTCGTCTCCGAAACCCGGGTCGACTTCCGGGAACTGGTGCGAGATCTGGCCAGCAGCTTCCGCACTCGCATCGAGCTCCGGCAGGTGGGGGTGAGGGACGAGGCGAAGATGGTGGGAGGCCTGGGTCCGTGCGGTCGCGAAGTGTGCTGCGCGGTGTGGCTGGCCGAGTTCCAGCCGGTATCCATCCGCATGGCTAAGGTGCAGAACCTCTCCTTGAATCCGGGCAAGATATCGGGCCTGTGCGGCCGGCTCATGTGTTGTTTGCGCTACGAGGCCGACCAGTACCGGCCTCAGGCCGGAGAGGAAGCCGAAGACAAAGAGGCTGAGGAAGCTGGGGACGATACCGAACCGTCAGGAAACTGATTCCCCAACCGGCAGCAGGGAGGCGGTACTCCAGCGCTGGCAGGTTACCGTCCGGGGGACGGTCCAGGGTGTAGGTTTTCGCCCGTTTGTCTGGCGCCTGGCCACGTCTCTGGGGTTGCGGGGCTGGGTGGCCAATGCAGGGGTGGGAGTGGTCATCGAGGCGGAGGGGCCGCTCGGGGCCCTGGACAGTTTCGTGCGGGCGCTGCGTTCTCATCCGCCCCTCCTGGCCCGGGTGGAAGAAGTGGAAGTACAGCCGTTGCCCGGGCTTGCCGATCCCCCCGAGGGGGGATTCTATATCCTGGCCAGCCAGGGAGGAGCACCCGCCCAGGTGATGATACCGCCCGATCTGGCCACCTGCCCCGATTGCCGGCGGGAGATAGGCGATCCTGCGGACCGTCACTACCGGTATCCCTTCACCAACTGTACTCGCTGCGGTCCCAGGTTCACGGTGGTGACGGGCCTGCCCTACGATCGCGCCCGCACCACGCTGGCCTCTTTTCCCATGTGCGAACACTGCCGCCACGAATACGAAGATCCCGGGGATCGGCGTTTCCACGCCCAGCCCACCGCCTGCCCGTTGTGCGGGCCGCGGGCCTGGGTGGTAGATGCTGCAGGGCGCGAACTTCCCGGCCCCTGGGACCGGGTCACCCGCGAGTTGCTCCGGGCCGGGTACGTCGTGGCCGTCAAGGGCATGGGCGGCTACCACCTGGCCTGCGATGCTACATCCGAAGAGGCGGTGGCCCGGCTGCGGGAACGCAAGAGGAGGCCAGCTCGGCCCTTTGCCGTCATGTTCCCCGACCTGGAAACGGTGCGTGTTCATTGCCTCCTGTCCCCCCTGGAAGAGGAACTGCTCACCTCGCCTCAGGCCCCCATCGTCATCCTCCCCCGGCGGTCGGAAGCGGGAGCTCTGGCGTCTTCGGTGGCTCCGGGGCTGGATACCGTGGGGGCCATGTTACCCTATACCCCTCTGCACATCCTCCTGCTGGAAGGGTCACCGCCCCTGGTGATGACCAGCGGCAACCGCAGCGGCCTGCCCATCGCAAAGAACGAAGAAGAGGCGCTGACCCAACTGGGAGACATAGCTGATTACTTCCTCGTCCATAACCGCCCCATTTTCCGGCGCTGCGATGATTCGGTGGTGCGGGTGATGCCATCCTGGGGGCCATCGTGCCCCGGGGGATACGTGCAACTCGTCCGCCGCTCGCGCGGGTATGTCCCTGCGGCCATTTCTCTGCCCCTGCCTCCTGGTGCCCCCTCGGAGTTACCGGTGGTGGCAGCCCTGGGGGCAGAGATGAAGAACGTGGTGTGCCTGACCAGGGGGAACCAGGCTTACCTCAGCCAGCACCTGGGGGAGATGGACACGGTGGAAGGGGTGGAGAACCTGCGGGAAGCCCTTGGGCAGATGGCTTCCTTGCTGGGGGTGGAGCCCGCAGTGCTGGCCCACGACATGCACCCTACCTTCTCTCTGACCGGCCCGGCGCAGCAGTTCCCCCCCGAACGGCGGGTCAGCGTTCAGCATCACCACGCCCACCTGGCCTCTGTCCTGGCCGATGCCCAGGTGCCCGGCCCCGTGCTGGGCCTGGTGGCCGACGGGGTGGGATACGGGACTGACGGTCAAGTGTGGGGGATGGAGGTGCTGGTGGGATCGCTGGGAGGGTTCCGGCGGGCGGCTCATCTGGCCTACGTGCCGCTCCCCGGCGGCGAGGGGGCGATCCGCAACCCCCTGCGCATGGCGGTTAGCTACCTGCGTCACTCGCTGGGCGACGAAGGCCTGGAACTGGCCCGGCAACTTTTCGCGGGCCACGAACGGGAAGTCACCGCCACCTGGCACCTGTGTGCGCGGACGGGCCTGCTCTGCTCCAGCGCGGGCCGCCTGTTCGATGCAGTATCCGCCCTGCTGGGGATATGTCACCGCAATACCTACGAGGGCCAGGCGGCCATCGAATTGGAGGAGGAAGCGTGGCGGGCGCTTGCCGGGCGTTCGCCTGACGCGCTGCTGGCGGAGACCGTCCCGTCCCGGCTCTGCCAATCCGGCGGCGAGGGTTCCTTCCGGGACCGGGAGGGGGACTTGTCCTGGCGGTGGGAGCGCTCGGGGGAAGTATGGGTGGTGGATCCCGGGCCCCTGGTGACCGCCCTGGGACGGGAGATTCTGGCCGCGGGGAAGGATCAGGGGGCGCGGCGGCGCCTCGCCCTGCGCTTTCACCTGGAGGTAGCCGATATGATGGTCCGCCTGGCGTGCCTGGTGGCGCGGGAGGAAGGCCTGGACACGGTGGCCCTGTCGGGGGGCACCTTCCAGAACGGCCTGCTGGTCCCTTTGGTGGCGGCAGGGCTCGAGCGGGCGGGTCTGCGCTGTCTCCTTCCCCGGCAGGTACCTGCCAACGACGGGGGGATTGCCCTGGGGCAGGCGGCGGTGGCGGTCTGGAAGCTGGCGGGGGGTGAGGAGTTTGTGCCTGGCCGTGCCGGTGCAGGTGCTGGCTCGGGACGGTGACTGGGGAGAGGTGCAGAGTGGCGGGACCCGCCTGCGGGTGGCGCTGCACTTCGTCCCCGGGGCCCAAGCGGGGGACTGGGTGCTGGTGCACGCGGGGGTGGCCATCGCCGTTCTGGACGAGAAAGAGGCGCGGGAAAGCCTGGCCCTCCTTGGGGAGTTGAGTGCCGGCGATGGTCGT of the Bacillota bacterium genome contains:
- the hypF gene encoding carbamoyltransferase HypF translates to MPNRQETDSPTGSREAVLQRWQVTVRGTVQGVGFRPFVWRLATSLGLRGWVANAGVGVVIEAEGPLGALDSFVRALRSHPPLLARVEEVEVQPLPGLADPPEGGFYILASQGGAPAQVMIPPDLATCPDCRREIGDPADRHYRYPFTNCTRCGPRFTVVTGLPYDRARTTLASFPMCEHCRHEYEDPGDRRFHAQPTACPLCGPRAWVVDAAGRELPGPWDRVTRELLRAGYVVAVKGMGGYHLACDATSEEAVARLRERKRRPARPFAVMFPDLETVRVHCLLSPLEEELLTSPQAPIVILPRRSEAGALASSVAPGLDTVGAMLPYTPLHILLLEGSPPLVMTSGNRSGLPIAKNEEEALTQLGDIADYFLVHNRPIFRRCDDSVVRVMPSWGPSCPGGYVQLVRRSRGYVPAAISLPLPPGAPSELPVVAALGAEMKNVVCLTRGNQAYLSQHLGEMDTVEGVENLREALGQMASLLGVEPAVLAHDMHPTFSLTGPAQQFPPERRVSVQHHHAHLASVLADAQVPGPVLGLVADGVGYGTDGQVWGMEVLVGSLGGFRRAAHLAYVPLPGGEGAIRNPLRMAVSYLRHSLGDEGLELARQLFAGHEREVTATWHLCARTGLLCSSAGRLFDAVSALLGICHRNTYEGQAAIELEEEAWRALAGRSPDALLAETVPSRLCQSGGEGSFRDREGDLSWRWERSGEVWVVDPGPLVTALGREILAAGKDQGARRRLALRFHLEVADMMVRLACLVAREEGLDTVALSGGTFQNGLLVPLVAAGLERAGLRCLLPRQVPANDGGIALGQAAVAVWKLAGGEEFVPGRAGAGAGSGR
- a CDS encoding HypC/HybG/HupF family hydrogenase formation chaperone yields the protein MPVQVLARDGDWGEVQSGGTRLRVALHFVPGAQAGDWVLVHAGVAIAVLDEKEARESLALLGELSAGDGR